The following are encoded together in the Arthrobacter sp. Y-9 genome:
- a CDS encoding oxidoreductase has protein sequence MSALLSVTQRVTRPLGRLSMTRVVALSLGVLIVYSLVLDALGWTEFGVPELCLHLVLCLAATALSNGACALLFRMRPYWDSSLVTAGLLYFLFWPATGFREGLGVALAAVLASASKYALAWHGRHLFNPAALGAFIISLTGLNAATWWVGSPLLLWAVVPLGLLVLYRAGQFPVALTFLAASLVTAVAVALGRGMSAAEVPALWFTSQATVFFACFMLSEPLTLPPRRWQRILVGVLVGVLFSLPFSLQLGTVILSNAPEAVLLVGNILAFILRPKSSSLVTFLDHRPVGKDITEFTFRAADDPRLAAGQYVELTIPVPGIGSSRRVFSPVAAGDGVLRIATRMPSQPSPAKKALYEMETGTALRLSRTGGEFLLGPSDRPALLVAGGIGITPFVGMLDGASAGSLPDTVVLYSVRDYDDAAYLGALARSGAKVLLRTSTPLPEGTRLPDGVEHVGSERFSAARIAELVPDAAGRHALVSGAPDFVAALRGALRAAGVRRVKSDSFLGY, from the coding sequence ATGTCCGCACTTCTGAGCGTCACGCAGCGTGTGACCCGGCCACTGGGCCGCCTGTCGATGACCCGCGTGGTGGCGCTGTCCCTCGGCGTCCTGATCGTCTACAGCCTCGTTCTGGACGCTCTCGGTTGGACCGAGTTCGGTGTTCCCGAACTGTGCCTCCACCTGGTCCTCTGCCTTGCGGCGACCGCGCTGTCCAACGGAGCCTGCGCCCTGTTGTTCCGGATGCGGCCCTACTGGGATTCGTCGCTGGTCACCGCGGGACTGCTGTACTTCCTCTTCTGGCCGGCGACGGGTTTCCGTGAGGGGCTGGGCGTGGCGCTGGCCGCCGTGCTGGCCTCCGCGTCGAAATACGCCCTCGCCTGGCACGGCCGGCACCTGTTCAACCCCGCCGCACTCGGGGCCTTCATCATCTCGCTGACCGGTCTGAATGCGGCGACCTGGTGGGTGGGCTCTCCCCTGCTGCTCTGGGCGGTAGTTCCGCTGGGTCTGCTGGTGCTCTACCGTGCCGGGCAGTTCCCGGTGGCCCTCACGTTCCTGGCGGCCTCGCTGGTGACGGCCGTCGCCGTGGCTCTGGGCCGCGGAATGTCGGCGGCGGAGGTGCCCGCGCTGTGGTTCACGAGTCAGGCCACGGTGTTCTTCGCCTGCTTCATGCTGAGTGAACCGCTCACCCTTCCGCCACGACGGTGGCAGCGGATCCTGGTCGGTGTCCTGGTCGGCGTGCTCTTCAGCCTGCCGTTCTCGCTCCAACTCGGCACCGTGATCCTCTCGAACGCTCCGGAGGCCGTGCTGCTCGTGGGCAACATCCTCGCGTTCATCCTCCGGCCCAAGAGTTCCAGCCTGGTGACATTTCTCGATCATCGACCGGTGGGCAAGGACATCACCGAGTTCACCTTCCGCGCCGCTGACGACCCTCGCCTCGCCGCAGGACAGTACGTGGAACTCACCATTCCGGTGCCCGGCATCGGTTCCTCGCGGCGGGTGTTCAGCCCGGTCGCGGCCGGCGACGGTGTCCTCCGGATCGCCACCCGCATGCCGAGCCAGCCATCGCCCGCCAAGAAGGCGCTCTACGAAATGGAGACAGGCACGGCGCTCCGTCTGAGCCGCACCGGGGGCGAATTCCTGCTCGGCCCATCGGACCGTCCAGCGCTCCTGGTCGCCGGCGGCATCGGGATCACCCCGTTCGTGGGCATGCTGGATGGCGCGTCCGCCGGGTCTCTCCCGGACACCGTGGTCCTCTACTCGGTGCGGGACTACGACGACGCCGCTTACCTCGGCGCGCTGGCCCGCTCCGGCGCGAAAGTCCTCCTGCGCACCTCCACGCCGCTTCCAGAAGGCACCCGGCTGCCCGACGGCGTCGAGCACGTGGGCAGCGAGCGGTTCAGCGCCGCACGGATCGCCGAGCTGGTGCCCGACGCCGCGGGGCGGCACGCACTCGTGTCCGGCGCCCCCGACTTCGTCGCCGCCCTCCGGGGCGCCTTGCGTGCAGCAGGAGTCCGCCGGGTGAAGAGCGATTCCTTCCTGGGGTACTGA
- a CDS encoding FAD:protein FMN transferase, producing the protein MNGPLEFEAIGTRWWIRAEGLTERIEADIRRRIDEFDSVWSRFRSDSTVARWAAEPAPRNGAERTLVLPAEAAPLGRLYRELHELSGGSVTPFIGESLVRLGYDAAYSLTPHGPAVPAPVWGRDARWEDQTVSARGPVLLDIGAAGKGLLVDLVCGVLEDSGVSDYLVDAGGDLRHSGAMAERIGLESPFDSSRAIGVVAVQQQALAASGTARRAWGRGLHHVLDGLTGEPVRRVVASWVLAPEAIQADGLATALFFVPGQELAARYGVEWLTVHSDGHAEGSEYFLEGLF; encoded by the coding sequence ATGAACGGTCCCCTGGAATTCGAGGCGATCGGCACCCGCTGGTGGATCCGGGCCGAGGGACTCACCGAACGGATCGAAGCGGACATCCGGCGAAGGATCGACGAGTTCGACAGCGTGTGGTCGCGTTTCCGCTCCGACTCCACGGTCGCGCGCTGGGCGGCCGAGCCTGCCCCACGGAACGGCGCCGAGCGGACTCTGGTGCTCCCCGCCGAGGCGGCACCCCTCGGACGCCTGTACCGGGAGCTCCACGAACTGAGCGGAGGCTCGGTGACCCCCTTCATCGGGGAGTCCCTCGTACGGCTGGGTTACGACGCGGCCTACTCCCTGACTCCCCACGGGCCCGCCGTCCCCGCACCCGTCTGGGGCCGGGACGCGCGCTGGGAAGACCAGACCGTGTCGGCGCGCGGTCCGGTTCTGCTGGACATCGGCGCGGCGGGCAAAGGACTTCTGGTGGATCTGGTCTGCGGAGTCCTCGAGGACTCCGGGGTCTCCGACTACCTGGTCGACGCCGGCGGCGACCTCCGGCACTCGGGCGCCATGGCTGAGCGGATCGGGCTGGAGAGCCCGTTCGACAGCAGCCGGGCGATCGGCGTCGTCGCGGTCCAGCAGCAGGCGCTCGCGGCTTCCGGCACCGCGCGTCGCGCATGGGGCCGCGGGCTGCACCACGTCCTGGACGGCCTGACGGGCGAACCCGTGCGGCGAGTGGTGGCAAGCTGGGTTCTGGCACCCGAGGCCATACAGGCCGACGGGCTCGCCACGGCGCTGTTCTTCGTCCCCGGCCAGGAGCTGGCGGCGCGCTACGGCGTGGAGTGGCTGACCGTGCACAGCGATGGGCACGCCGAAGGTTCCGAGTACTTCCTGGAAGGCCTGTTCTGA
- a CDS encoding FMN-binding protein, whose translation MTTSTPSLKFLAGTAAGLAVLAGATACAPAKQGTSTADVSPTGGASSAAGGTGTPATPGHYKDGTYSADGHYTSPNGEETVGVTLTLASGKISDVKIATHPTSANTQLFQNRFAGGIKDLVVGKSIDELDVSRVAGSSLTSGGFKDAVEAIKKQAG comes from the coding sequence ATGACCACCTCCACCCCTTCTCTGAAGTTCCTGGCCGGCACCGCCGCTGGACTGGCCGTGCTGGCCGGCGCCACGGCCTGCGCCCCGGCGAAGCAGGGGACCTCGACCGCCGATGTCTCCCCCACAGGCGGCGCCTCCAGTGCCGCGGGCGGCACCGGAACCCCTGCCACCCCTGGTCACTACAAGGACGGCACCTACAGCGCGGACGGGCATTACACCTCCCCCAACGGTGAAGAGACTGTGGGGGTCACTCTCACGCTGGCATCGGGCAAGATCAGCGATGTCAAGATCGCCACCCATCCCACCAGCGCGAACACCCAGCTGTTCCAGAACCGCTTCGCCGGCGGCATCAAGGACCTGGTGGTGGGCAAGAGCATCGATGAGCTCGACGTGAGCCGGGTGGCCGGATCGAGCCTGACCAGTGGCGGGTTCAAGGACGCGGTGGAGGCCATCAAGAAGCAGGCGGGCTGA
- the argS gene encoding arginine--tRNA ligase — MTPEQLSAAITACLKDAVADGSINLPAEALEAEVRVERPKNREHGDWATNAAMQFGKRAGLSPREFAAVLAAKLEGVEGVASVDIAGPGFINITLDAGAAGELARTIVEAGATYGNNDALAGHTVNMEFVSANPTGPLHIGHTRWAALGDSIARVLRAAGADVTAEYYINDAGSQMNVFANSVLSRLRGRDVPEGGYPGQYIVDLGHEVLREHPAIRELTDEAALPIVREAAYQAQLEDIKQTLADFDVHFDVYFSERTLHESGALEASVDRLREQGHVFDQDGAVWLRTTDFTDDKDRVLIRANGEPTYFAADAAYYLTKRDRGFEEKIYLLGADHHGYVNRLKAIAACAGDDPEKNIEVLIGQLVSVNGAKLSKRAGNIIELKDLISWLGKDAVRYSLARFPADSPITLEPEVLKKNSNENPVFYVQYAHARSRGTARNAVAAGVDRSEFDASLLIDPTENELLSQLGSFPSIVAKAAELREPHRIARHLEVIAGAYHRWYDACRVTPQGDEEVTTVNRTRLWLNDATSQVLANGLALLGVSAPERM; from the coding sequence GTGACTCCCGAACAGCTTTCCGCAGCAATCACCGCATGCCTGAAGGACGCCGTCGCTGACGGCTCGATCAACCTCCCCGCCGAGGCGCTGGAGGCCGAGGTCCGTGTGGAGCGACCGAAGAACCGGGAGCACGGAGACTGGGCCACCAATGCCGCCATGCAGTTCGGGAAGCGCGCCGGCCTCTCGCCCCGCGAGTTCGCCGCCGTTCTGGCCGCGAAGCTCGAAGGCGTTGAGGGCGTGGCGTCGGTGGACATCGCAGGTCCCGGCTTCATCAACATCACTCTGGACGCCGGCGCCGCCGGCGAGCTCGCGCGCACCATCGTCGAGGCGGGCGCCACCTATGGCAACAATGACGCGCTCGCAGGCCACACGGTCAACATGGAGTTCGTCTCCGCCAACCCGACGGGTCCGCTGCACATCGGCCACACCCGCTGGGCGGCGCTGGGCGATTCCATCGCCCGTGTGCTGCGTGCCGCCGGCGCCGATGTCACGGCCGAGTACTACATCAACGACGCCGGCAGCCAGATGAACGTGTTCGCCAACTCGGTGCTGTCCCGCCTGCGCGGCCGGGACGTGCCGGAGGGCGGCTACCCCGGTCAGTACATCGTGGACCTGGGCCACGAGGTCCTTCGCGAACACCCCGCCATCCGCGAACTGACCGATGAGGCCGCGCTGCCCATCGTCCGCGAGGCCGCCTACCAGGCGCAGCTCGAGGACATCAAGCAGACGCTGGCCGATTTCGACGTGCATTTCGACGTGTACTTCTCGGAGCGGACCCTGCATGAGTCCGGCGCGCTTGAAGCCTCGGTGGACCGCCTGCGCGAGCAGGGACACGTCTTCGACCAGGACGGCGCCGTCTGGCTGCGCACCACGGACTTCACGGATGACAAGGACCGCGTCCTCATCCGTGCCAATGGCGAGCCCACGTACTTCGCCGCGGACGCCGCGTACTACCTCACCAAGAGGGATCGCGGCTTCGAGGAGAAGATCTACCTTCTCGGCGCCGACCACCACGGCTACGTCAACCGCCTCAAGGCCATCGCCGCCTGCGCCGGCGACGACCCGGAGAAGAACATCGAGGTGCTGATCGGGCAGCTCGTGTCCGTGAACGGTGCCAAGCTGTCCAAGCGTGCGGGCAACATCATTGAGCTCAAGGACCTCATCAGCTGGCTCGGCAAGGACGCGGTGCGCTACTCTCTGGCTCGTTTCCCCGCGGACTCGCCCATCACGCTGGAGCCTGAGGTCCTCAAGAAGAACAGCAACGAGAACCCCGTCTTCTACGTGCAGTACGCGCACGCCCGCTCGCGCGGCACGGCGCGCAACGCCGTGGCCGCGGGCGTGGACCGCAGCGAGTTCGACGCGTCGCTGCTGATCGATCCCACCGAGAACGAGCTGCTGTCCCAGCTGGGCAGCTTCCCGTCCATCGTGGCGAAGGCGGCCGAGCTCCGGGAGCCGCACCGCATCGCCCGTCACCTTGAGGTCATCGCCGGGGCGTACCACCGCTGGTACGACGCCTGCCGTGTCACCCCACAGGGCGACGAAGAGGTCACCACGGTCAACCGCACCCGGCTGTGGCTCAACGATGCCACCAGCCAGGTTCTGGCCAACGGCCTCGCGCTCCTCGGTGTCTCCGCCCCGGAGCGCATGTAG